In the genome of Candidatus Methylomirabilota bacterium, the window CCGACCCCTGGACGACTCGCCGGATCATCGGTGAGCACGCTTCGCTGGCCGGCGATAGTGCGGCAGGCGAGATCCCCGATCCTGGGCGGCCCGCCGCCGTGCCGAGAATTCGGGGGGCTTGACAGGGATCCCAAGATGTACTATTGTACTAGTACAGTATGATGATCAGTGTGCCCAGCGTGTGGACGAGGACAGCCCGATCCCGATCCGCCCGGCAACTGGCGGAGCAGCTCACGTGGCGTCTGCTCCATCCCGGTGGCCGGGTGGGCGAAGCGGCCGCGTCGGCTCCGCCGCGGAGGCGGCCATGAAGGAGGACGGAGCATGACCTTCCCGGTGTCCCTGATCTGGGTGCTCGGAGGATTGCTGGCCAGCGGGTTGGCCGGGCTCGTCCTGAAGCGCGGAGGGTACGGGTTGATCACGGACATCAGCCTCGGTCTCGGCGGAAGCCTCGTCGGGAGCCTGATCCTCGGGCCCTCCGGGATCGTTCCGGAATCGGGGCTCCTCGCGATGGTCGTCGTCGCGTTTGTCGGAGCGGCCGGTGTGATCGTCGTTCAACGCAAGATGTGGCCCACGATCGCCTAGGAGGAGAACCTGGCACCCGAGGGCCGTTTCATTACGGAGGTGCGGGAGGAGAAAGGGGGACGCTTGACAGCTCGGGGTGGGGTTGCGTCCTTGCGGGTTCGATGATCCGGGTCTGTGCATGGTGCGAGGCAGCTCTGGGCGTCGGGCCGCCGCTTGATCGCCCGGGGGTGACGTATGCAGTGTGCCCGGAGTGCTGGACGCGGCGGCCCAGGCCCAGATCGACGGTGAGAGCGGATACCGAATCCAAAGCACCGGGCGAAGTCGACGAGCGGGGGACGGGTAAGGGAGGACGAGTCATGAGCCTCGACATGTTGACGGCCGTTCTGGTGGGGCTGCTTGCCGGCGGGCTCGCCGGGTTCGTCATGAAGGGTGGACCCTACGGGCTCATCGGGGACTTCATCCTCGGCCTCGTGGGAAGCGTCGCGGGGGCCGGAATCTTCCGGGCGCTGGGAGTCCTTCCGGGACCGGGGCTCGTCCCGATCGCTGTGGCGGCGTTCGTCGGAGCGGCCGGCCTGCTCGTCGTCCAGCGGAAGCTATGGCACCGGCCAACGGTGAGGCCCCGGCGAAGGCGATCCGTCGCATCCGGAGCGTGGCGCGTCGAACAGAGGTGAAGGCGAGCCGTTGACCAGCCGGCCGGCGCCACCGGGGTCACCCCCCGTGAGTGACGTGGACACGGAGCGAGGGTGACGCGTTCGATCCGCTGGCGACCTGCCGAGCCGCTCCACCACGCGAATCGGGGACGGCCGCGTCCTCAGCTCCTAGGCCGAGCACGGTCGCGCGCGCCCTCGAGGATCTGAGGCGGAGCGGATGCCGGCCGCTCGCCCCCCGTCCCGAGGCGCCTGAGTCGGCGTGGGCGCAGGGGCGCTCGTCGCCACGGGATCCGCCGCCTGAGACGCCGAGGACGCTCGCGGCTTCTCATCTGGGCGGGGCTTCCGGGCTTGACAGGAGTCCTCGTATGTACTATTGTGCTAGTACAGTATGGTGATTCCAGTGCACCTCCGCGTCGACGCGCACAGCCCGATCCCGATCCGCCGGCAACTGACGGAGCAGCTCAAGCATGTCATCGAGGGCGGCGCCGTCCCGCGAGACCAGGCGCTGCCGAGCATCCGGGAGCTGGCCGGCTTCCTGGGCATCAATCCCAATACGGTCGCGCGGGTCATCGAGGATCTGAAGCTGAGCGGGTACGTGGAAGCGCGGCGGGGAAGGGGCGTGTTCGTCGCCCCGGACCTCCCCGCACGCCCGGCGCCCCATCTCCGCGCGACCTTCCTGAAAGACGTGGTGATCCGGGCCGCGGCGCTCGGGATGACCGCTGACGACTTGGCGGTGGGCGTCTCGACCCTGGTCGGGGTGCGGCCGGCGGCCGTCCAGGGCGCCGTCGAGATCCTCCTGGTGGAGTGCAGCCCGGCGGAGCTCGACTTCTTTGCCCGGGAGCTCGAGTCTCACCTCCCGGTCCGAGTGGACAAGGTGCGTCTCGGCGACCTGGGGACGGCCATACGGCGGAAGAGGCCGCTCAACCGGTGGGGGGCGGCCGTCACGAGCTTCTTCCATCTCCCGGAGGTCGAGCGGCGCCTGGAGGGCGCGGGGATCCCGGTGATCGCACTCTTGGCCGAGGTGCATCTCGAGACCCTTCACCGCCTGGCCCAGCTCCCGCCGGGGACGCGGGTGGGAGTGGCCTCGGCCGAGCCCGAGACCACCCACAACCTGGAGCACTCGATCGCCAATGCCGGCCTCCCGAACATCGTGCTCGTGGGGGCTTGCCCCGCTGAGGGGGCGGCGCTCGGTCGCCTGGTGCGCCGGGTGGACGTCGTTGTTTGCTCCACCCCGGCTGCCGAGCGGGTGCGGCGGCTCGTGGGCTCCGCCGCGGAGGTGATCGTCGACGACCGAGCCCTCGACACGCGAGCCATCGAGATGCTGGCGGCCATCCTGGTGCGCCACGACGGGCAGGGGACGCCGGCGGCCGCGCTTCCCCCGCGGCGCCGGCGCGCCCGGGCCCTCCAGGCCACGCCCCCGGCCGGGCGTCACGCGTGACACGATGACGGGAAGGTGTTCCCCGCCCGGGGTGGAGCCGGGTTCTTCACCGACAACGGGGACCACATGCGACAGTTGAAAGGCTTCAATGGCCTGCGCGAGCAACGCCGGGTGATCTGGATCGAACCAGCGCACGGCTGGGCCGCGGCGCCGGAGGAGATTCTTGCCGCACTCTCGGACGATGGCTTCGAGGAATGCAAGCGTGAGATGACGACGAGCCGGAGTGGTCGCCAACCTGCGGGCGGCCTGTGGCAAGGGGTCGATACCCGAACGGGATCTGTCGCGTCGGCGATCTGGGTGAATCGCTCGGCGTCGCATCACGCCATCGTGTTCGTCGAGGTCGATGGGGAGTCGCTCACGGGCGGCGCGCAGGCTGAAGGGGCGGAACGCGAAGTCTCGCGGTCTCGGCCGGAGGCGCGGAGTCGCGCGGCGGCTCCAGAGGGAGCAGGCGCATGAAGGTGCGAGATCTGGAGTGCTGGCCTCCGACATGGCGAGGGGCTTCCGGCGTATCGGGCAACGGCGCCGACCGCGAGGGCGGCATTTTGACCGCGGTGCGCTGGGATCACAAGAATCAGTCCATCACCCTCACCAGGGAGTACGATGGAGATCGGCACTCCGGACTGCTTGAAGACCAGGTGCGGCCGCTCACGACACTCTATCTCCTGCTCGGGTGGCACGTCGGCCGGGCTCTCGCGAACATCGGGAGCCTGGAGATGACCCCCGAGCGGCGACGTTGAGAGGGGAGCCCATGCGTCGAAGTCGGCCGCGCGAGTTCTGGTGCCCGGTCGTGTCAGAAAGCGTGGTCATTCGGCTGAAGCGGCCGACCGGACTGAGCCGGATGTCCGGCTACTTCGTCCAGTGCAATCAGGCGGACTGTCAGTACGTCGAGGCGAACGAGCCGCCATGCCCGCTGCACGTCGGGATGTTCAGCGACGAGATCGGGGCGGCCCAGGCAGCCCGGGCGGCACGATCCGAGGGCGACAGTGGCTGACGGGGCGCCTCCGGTGCCGGGCTCCGTGCGAATGACCCTCGGTCGCCCGCGCTCGAGCAGCCCCGGCGTCGAGTCCCCTCAGCGAAGGGGCGACAGGATGGCGCAGCGAAAGAAGAAGCAGCTGGTCCGCCTGACCCCGGAAGGCATGCAGGTCGTCCAGGAGCTGCGAGCACGCTTCGAACAGAAGTTTGGCCGCCCGCCGGGCCCCGGGGACGCCGTGTTCTTCGATGCCCAGGTCGACGCCTCGGAACCCATCGACCAGCTTCGATTCGATGCCGCCATCATTGCCGCGATGGAAGCGGCCGGCGTGGGCGCCGCGATCATCCACGCCTATCGGCGCACGGGAATGCTGGTGGGCGAGCACAACGTCACCTCCTACTCCAAGGAAGCGCTCCGGCGCTGGCGGGCGGTGCTCGAGGAGTACGAAGAGCCGGATCCGCCCCTGGACTGATCCGGCGAGGGCCCGGGTCGGCGGCGCCGCGGTCTGAGCGCGCAAAAAGCTTGGGCCGGCCGACGGCGCTCCGCTAGAATGAACCTGCTCCCATGCGGCCCCGGATCGGCCTCGCTCTGTTTCTGTTCTCGGCCCTGATCCTCGGTCCCCGCGCGGTCGCGGCTACTCCCATCTACCTCGAGGTGCAATCCGTGTCGGGGGCGACCCTGGGCCAGCTCGCCGGCGTCATCGAGGACCGCGTGACCTATTTCCCGCTGGCCGACATCGCGCGGGTGGCCCGCGGGAAGGTGCGCCGGGCGCCGAGCGGTGACCGCGCCACGCTCGAGGTCCGCGGGAGGACGCTCGAGGTCCAGCGCGACAGCCCGCGGGCGCGCCTGCAGGGCCGCGTGCTGGCGCTCTCGGCCCCCGTGCGGGTCCGGGAAGGGACGTGGGTCGTGCCGGGCGAGGTGCTGGTGCGGGCGCTCCCCGTGCTGGTCGGTGCCGGCGTCCAGGTGGTGGCCGTCTCGGCCCCGCCGCCGCGCCCCGTGCCACGGCCGGTGACCGCCGTGCGCGCGCCGCCGCTGGCGGCCAGGTTGCCGGTGGCGCCACCGACGGCGGCGCCGGCCGATTCCAGGCCGGCACCGTCGGGGGCCGAGCGTCCCGGCGAGGCGGTCGCCCCCGTGCCACCGGCGCCGGAGAGTGAGCCAGCCCCTTCGGCGCCGGTCAGGGCCGGGGCGATCGAGCTGCGGTACCGCTCGTACCCCGCTTACACCCGGGTCGCCCTGGAGGGCACGGCGCCCTTCGAACCGCGGCTGGTCGAGGCGAACGGGGCCCTCGTGGTTCCGCTGGCGGGCCTCCGCGGGCGCGCCCCGCGGGTCGTCCGGGCCGTCCGGGACGGCCTGATCGACTCCGTGGAGCTGACCGAGTCGCGCGGCAGCCCCGCACTGCGTGTCACCTTCGAGCGCGCGCCGGCATCCCGCAAGGTGTACCGCCTGCAGGACCCGCCGCGGCTCATCCTCGATTTCTACCGGGCGGCGCCGGCGACCGCGTCGGGGGCGGCTCCCCGCCCGGCGCTCCACATGATCATCATCGACCCGGGCCACGGCGGCCACGATCCCGGCGCGATCGGGCCGGGCGGGCTTCAGGAGAAGGAGCTCACGCTGGACGTGGCGCGGCGGCTGGCCGCGGTCTTGGAGGCCGAGGTCGGGGCCAAGGTCCGCCTCACCCGGACGCGGGACCAGTTCGTGGCGCTTCGCGAGCGGACGGGGATCGCCAATCGTCACAAGGCGGATCTGTTCGTCTCCATCCACGTGAACGCGGCGCGGGGCGTCACCGCCACCGGCACCGAGACGTATTTCCTCTCCTCGGAGGCGACGGACAACGCGGCCCGAGCCGCCGCGGCGTTCGAGAACAAGGTGATCGAGCTCGAGCCGGACCCGCGCGCGGGCTCGCGAGACCTGCTCCGCTCGATTCTGTGGGACCTCGCGCAGTCCGAGTTCCAGCAGCAGTCGAGCCGGCTGGCCGAGGCGCTCCAGGACAGCTTCGAGCGGGCCCTGCGTCTTCCCAACCGGGGCGTGAAGCAGGCGCCGTTCTACGTGCTGGGCGGCGCCGCGATGCCGGCGGTCCTCGTCGAGATCGGCTTCCTCTCGAACCCGCAAGAAGAGCAGCGCTTGCAGGACGAGGGCTATCGCGACCGGATCGCGCGGGCGCTGGCCGCCGGCATCGCGGCCTACAAGCGCCGCTACGAGCAGAAGGGCGGCGTGGTGGCGGGCCGGTGATTCGACGCGACGGCCGCGCGCCCGAGGACCTCCGGCCGGTGCGCCTGACGCGCCAATACGTGCGGCATGCCGAAGGGTCGGTGCTCGTGGAGGTCGGGGACACCCGCGTCATCTGCACGGCGTCGGCCGAGGATCGCGTGCCGCCGTTCCTCCGCGGCGCCGGGCAGGGGTGGGTCACGGCCGAGTACGGGATGCTGCCTCGGGCGACGTCCACCCGGACGCCACGCGAGGCGGGCCGGACCGGCGGGCGCACCCACGAGATCCAGCGCCTGGTGGGACGCTCGCTGCGGGCGGTGGTCGAGCTCGCGAAGCTCGGCGAGCGCACGATCACCGTGGATTGCGACGTCATCCAGGCCGACGGCGGCACCCGGACGGCCGCGATCACCGGCGGCTTCCTCGCCCTGGCCGACTGCATCCACCAGCTCCAGTCGGGCGGTCGGCTGCTGCAGGATCCGCTCCGCGACGCCGTGGCCGCGACCAGCGTCGGCCTGGTGGCCGGCGGGCCCATCCTCGACCTGGACTACTCCGAGGACTCCACCGCCGAAGTCGACATGAACGTCGTCATGACCGGGACGGGTCGCTTCGTCGAGATTCAGGGGACCGCCGAGCAGACACCGTTCGACCTCACCCAGCTCGAGGCCCTGCTCACGCTGGCGAAGCGGGGCATCGCGCGACTCCTCGAGCTCCAGCGCCGGATCCTCGCCGACCGCACGACGACGCTCTTCACCCTGCCGTGACGCCGTGGCTCGTGCTGGCCACGGCGAACCCGGGCAAGCGCGCCGAGTTCCAGCTCCTCCTCGCCGGCCTCGGCTACGGGATCCGGGACCTGGCGGACTATCCCGGCATCACGCTCCCGCCTGAGGGCGGGGTCAGTTACGCCGAGAACGCGCTCGCCAAGGCGCGGGCAACCGCCGCCGTCACCGGCGCCGTCACGCTGGGCGACGACTCCGGACTCGAGGTCGACGCCCTCGGGGGGCGGCCGGGTGTCGCCTCGGCGCGCTACGGCGGGCCGGGGGTGAGCGACGCCGCCCGGGTGGCGCGCCTGCTCGCCGAGATGGTCGGCGCCGGCGCGCGCGGGGCCCGCTTCCGGTGCGTCCTGGCCCTGGTGGGGCCGTGGGGGGCCGAGGAGACGGTCGAGGGCGTGGTCGAAGGGCTCCTGGCCGAGACTCCCCGCGGTCACGGCGGGTTCGGCTACGATCCGATCTTCCTGGTCCCCGGGCTGGGCCGAACGCTGGCCGAGCTGACGCCGGCCGAAAAGGCGCGGATGAGCCACCGCGGCCAGGCGGCGGCCCGCGTCCGGCCCATCCTGACCGAGTGGCTCCCGCGAGCCCGCGGGTGGACCCGCCCCGGGTGAGGCCTGCCGGGCCGCCGTCGCGGCGAACGGCGTCGAGGCGCGGCGGCGCGCCGTCCCTCCTCGTGTGCCTGGTGCCGGTGCTCCTCGGGTGGCTCACGCCCTCGGGCGCGAGCGCCGGCGAGGAACCCGCGACGCGGGTCTACCTCACCCTGCGCTACGGGGGGACCGTTCCCGGCCTGCGCGCCGACGACTCCGCCGGGCTCTCCTTGGGAGTGGACCTGGGTCGCTTCCTGAGCGTGGAGCTCGCGGCCGACTTCTACGAGCTGGTCGCCGAGGTGCCCCGCGTCGGGACGGTCGGCGAGTACGGGGTGATGGCGCTCGCGCCCCAGGTCCGCGTCCGGTACCCCCTGTTCGGCGGGCAGCTGGCCCCGTACCTTCTGGCCGGGGTCGGCATCGGCGTCGGCCAGTTCAACGACCGCAAGCCGCCCGGCTTCGGCCTGGCGATCCATGCGGGGGATGACGTCACACCCCTCGGCGTGGTCGGCGGCGGCATCGAGTACTTCCTCGCCGACAACCTCGCCCTCGGGCTCCAGGTCGCCTACGTCATCTCCGGAGCGCAGACGATCGAGGTCCAGGGTCGGCGCCACCCGGTGGAGCTGGAGACCCTGCTGGCCACCGCGAGCCTGCGCGTCCTCTACCCCGAGCGCGAGCCGCGTCCGGCCGGGCTCCCGCGGGGGCTCCTGCCGGCACGCGTCTACGTCGGGGTCCGGATCGGGGGGGCGGTCCCCACGCGCAAGGAGGTGTTCTCGGGTCTCGAGAGCCGCCCGGAGGCGCCGGCCTGGGGCGGGACCCTGAACCAGGTCTTCGGGGTCGCCGTCGGCGCGAACCTGGGCCGACACCTGGGGGTCGAGCTCCCGCTGGAAGGCTACGAGATGAACCTCGCCATGCCCGGCCGACCCGCGCTGGGCGAATACGCGCTGTATCCGATCATTCCGCTGGTCCGCCTGCGCTCGGCCTGGCTGGACGAGAAGCTGGAGCTGTATGGGCTGGGCGGGGTCGGGATCACCTACGGCGAGTTCAACGATGGGAAGCCGGCGGGGGCGAGCCTGGAGATCCGCGGTCGGGACTGGACGGTGGCGGGGGCGCTGGGCGTGGGCGCCGAGTACTTCGTGACGAGCAATGTCGCCATCGGACTCGAGGCGAAGTACGTGGCCTCCCGCGGCCACCACCTCCGGATCGACGGACGGCCCGTCGGCGGCGCCGTGCTGGATTCGGTGCTCGTCTCCTTCGGCCTGCGCGCCTTCCTCGGCGAGCTCGGTCAGTGAGGAGGGGCGCGCATCCCCATCGGTCCTGGCCGCTCCCGTCGCCGGGGCGCGCGCCGGCGCCCCGCTCGGCGGCGCCGATCACAATGCCCCGAACGCGACCCCCTTGTAGATCCAGCCACAGCTCGTCACCACGTCCTGGATCGGCTGCTTGATTTCGCGAGTATCGAAGCGGTAGTGGTACACCCGACCCGGCGCCAGGGTCTCGGTGAAGGCATACGCCGTCCCGAACTCGATCGCGTGCGTTTGCCCTTTGAACGATGTGACCGCCAGCGACAGCCGCGGCACGCCGGCCGACCAGGCGACGGTGTATTCCTGATCCTTCGCCCGGACTCGATGCGCGTGTGGATCGAGCTTCAGATGAACCCGGAAAACCTTGGACAGGCCGGCCTTGGCGAAGACTTCATACCACTGGGCATCCACGATCTTCCATTCAGCGATCAGGTCGACACCCTCCGCGCTGCCGCTGACGATCCGATACGGGGCGGTGGGACGGTTCAGGCCCAGGAGTCCGTCACGCACGTCCTGAATCGACAAGACCGGCGTCCCCGGCGCGGGGCGCTTCGTCGAGGTGAGAAAATCAAAGATCCCCATACCATCCTCCCTGAGATTATAGGGCAGGAAGCGCGCCGCGAATCTCGAGTGCGCCGGCGGCCGCCGGGCCCGTTTCCGGGCGCGTCGGGCCAGGCGGCGGTTGACTCGCGCCGGCCAACCCCGTAGATTGTCGAGCATCGGGGCGTGGCGCAGCCAGGTAGCGCACCTGCCTTGGGAGCAGGGGGTCGGCCGTTCAAATCGGCTCGCCCCGACCATCTTCCACTCCATGCGGAGCCGCCACGCGACTCGGGGCGGCGCGACTTCGGAAGAGAGGACCAGGGATGAGGCGGGTCGGATTCGTCGTGATGACGGCCCTCGTCTGGGCGGCCTGGGTCTCCCCCGCCCACGCCTATAGCTGTCCGATCCTGATCAAGGAAGCGGATGACGCGATCGCCCGGGCCGAGGCGGTGATCGCCAAGGCGAGCAGCGGGGAGGGCCGGGCGGCCGCCGAGCGGGCCCTGGCCGAGGCGAAGCGGATGGTGGCGGAGGCCCGGCGGGACCACGAAGGCGCCAAGGCCAAGGCCGGGCACGCCGTCGCGGTTCGCAAGGCCAAGATCGCGCGGGCCTTTGCCGAGGAGGCCCAAGTCCTCGCCGAGTGACGCGGCCGCCTCCCGACGCCCTCAGGGCTCCGAGCGGAGCCGGGTGGCCTCGGGACCGGCCAGCCGCGTGATCCGGAACTCACCCTCCCCGCCGATCCGCACGGCATAGAGCTCGTCGAAGCCTTCCGTGACCGAGGGCGGCTCCAGCCGCTTGGCCGCCGCGTGGATGGCGACGTCCGGGACCCGCTCGGCACCCTCGCGGCGTCGATTCCGCACGAGGGCCTCCCGCCGCTCCACGTCGAAGAAGTAGCCCACGATCCGAGCGCCATGGGCCCGGCCGAGCTCGATGAGGCGACCGCGCTCGGTGGCGGTGGGGTTGGTGTTGTCGACCGCCACCGATCGCCCCGCCCGGAGCGCCTCCCCGATGCGCTCCCGCTCACGGCCGCTCCGCTGGCGGCCGCGGCGCAGGAGGTCCTTGCTCACCTGCACGTGAGTCGCCGCGAGCCGCTGCCGGAAGAACGTGGTCTTGCCGGACGCCGGAAGGCCGATCAGGATCGCGAGCTCCATGCCTCCATTATGCGGCGCGGCCGTTCGCCGACCCGCCGCTCAGTAGGCGAGGAAGCTCGTGTCCAGGGGGTCCATGTCTCAGAGCGTCATCGCTGGGGACTCGCCTGGATGCGCTGTACCAAGAGGGGGCGCCCCGACGCGGAGTAGGCCGCCACTTCGATCTGGTGACGGCCTCCGGGCGAATGCTTCGGGTGCATCACCTCGACTTCGATCCGCGAAGGCGGCTGAGGAAATCGCGGCAGCTCGAAGGCGACCACCAGACCGCACTCCGGGCAGCGGCGCGAGGGAATCTCGGCCGCCGGCTTCCTGGCCGCCTCGGCGCGCCCCGACGTCTCGGCCGGGCTTCGGCCGTTGTCCCGCAGACCATCCTGAAAGAACCAGGCGGTCGGCCGGCGCTGCCGGCGATCGGCCTGACGCCGATCCGATCTCGGCGCGTTGCCGCCCCGGCGACGTTCCCCGGCGCGGCGCTCGTAGATCAGGTCGACGGCCGCCTCCGGCTTGAAGTTGTGCCGCAGGAATTCGTACAGGTCGCGCTGCCCCTGCTGGACGACGATCAGCCATCTGCGCGTGGTCATGGTCAGCCCTCGATCCGTTGGTCAGCCTGGCTTCGGCCCCGGCGGCGGCCTGCCTTGTTCGCGCGAGCCTTCCGGCCGCCGCACACGTCTCATGACGATTCTACGCCAACCGATCCCGGGGCGCCGCCGCGCCGCCCGTCCCGGGGCCGGGCGTCCGGGCGCCGTGTGAGCGGGCGGGTTTCGTCGTATGCTGGCGCCCATGAGGCTCGCCCGATACTGGGCGCGAGCGCCGGGCGAAGCCACCGGGCCGGACGGCCGCCGCGTCCGCACCGTGGCTCGTGGCTGGTCGAATGAGAGCCTCGAGGCGGCGCGCGAGCTGGCGCGCACCATGGCCCGCCGGATCGCCGAGCGGCTGGCTTCGCCTCAGGCCGAGCCCAGGGCGTACCTGTATGGCGAGCGGCCGTTGCCGGAGCCGATCCTGCGCGAGTTCCGTGGCGGCGCCGGCGACGAGCCTCGGGCGGTGGTCACGCGCAATGTGTACGGCGCGCTCGTCCTCAACGCCCGTGATCTGATGTTCGTCGACATCGATCGCGCCGGCACGCCGAGCGCCGCCGCGCC includes:
- a CDS encoding GntR family transcriptional regulator, whose translation is MVIPVHLRVDAHSPIPIRRQLTEQLKHVIEGGAVPRDQALPSIRELAGFLGINPNTVARVIEDLKLSGYVEARRGRGVFVAPDLPARPAPHLRATFLKDVVIRAAALGMTADDLAVGVSTLVGVRPAAVQGAVEILLVECSPAELDFFARELESHLPVRVDKVRLGDLGTAIRRKRPLNRWGAAVTSFFHLPEVERRLEGAGIPVIALLAEVHLETLHRLAQLPPGTRVGVASAEPETTHNLEHSIANAGLPNIVLVGACPAEGAALGRLVRRVDVVVCSTPAAERVRRLVGSAAEVIVDDRALDTRAIEMLAAILVRHDGQGTPAAALPPRRRRARALQATPPAGRHA
- a CDS encoding N-acetylmuramoyl-L-alanine amidase; translated protein: MRPRIGLALFLFSALILGPRAVAATPIYLEVQSVSGATLGQLAGVIEDRVTYFPLADIARVARGKVRRAPSGDRATLEVRGRTLEVQRDSPRARLQGRVLALSAPVRVREGTWVVPGEVLVRALPVLVGAGVQVVAVSAPPPRPVPRPVTAVRAPPLAARLPVAPPTAAPADSRPAPSGAERPGEAVAPVPPAPESEPAPSAPVRAGAIELRYRSYPAYTRVALEGTAPFEPRLVEANGALVVPLAGLRGRAPRVVRAVRDGLIDSVELTESRGSPALRVTFERAPASRKVYRLQDPPRLILDFYRAAPATASGAAPRPALHMIIIDPGHGGHDPGAIGPGGLQEKELTLDVARRLAAVLEAEVGAKVRLTRTRDQFVALRERTGIANRHKADLFVSIHVNAARGVTATGTETYFLSSEATDNAARAAAAFENKVIELEPDPRAGSRDLLRSILWDLAQSEFQQQSSRLAEALQDSFERALRLPNRGVKQAPFYVLGGAAMPAVLVEIGFLSNPQEEQRLQDEGYRDRIARALAAGIAAYKRRYEQKGGVVAGR
- a CDS encoding GlsB/YeaQ/YmgE family stress response membrane protein, with the protein product MSLDMLTAVLVGLLAGGLAGFVMKGGPYGLIGDFILGLVGSVAGAGIFRALGVLPGPGLVPIAVAAFVGAAGLLVVQRKLWHRPTVRPRRRRSVASGAWRVEQR
- the rdgB gene encoding RdgB/HAM1 family non-canonical purine NTP pyrophosphatase; its protein translation is MTPWLVLATANPGKRAEFQLLLAGLGYGIRDLADYPGITLPPEGGVSYAENALAKARATAAVTGAVTLGDDSGLEVDALGGRPGVASARYGGPGVSDAARVARLLAEMVGAGARGARFRCVLALVGPWGAEETVEGVVEGLLAETPRGHGGFGYDPIFLVPGLGRTLAELTPAEKARMSHRGQAAARVRPILTEWLPRARGWTRPG
- the rph gene encoding ribonuclease PH, which produces MRRDGRAPEDLRPVRLTRQYVRHAEGSVLVEVGDTRVICTASAEDRVPPFLRGAGQGWVTAEYGMLPRATSTRTPREAGRTGGRTHEIQRLVGRSLRAVVELAKLGERTITVDCDVIQADGGTRTAAITGGFLALADCIHQLQSGGRLLQDPLRDAVAATSVGLVAGGPILDLDYSEDSTAEVDMNVVMTGTGRFVEIQGTAEQTPFDLTQLEALLTLAKRGIARLLELQRRILADRTTTLFTLP
- a CDS encoding outer membrane beta-barrel protein yields the protein MPVLLGWLTPSGASAGEEPATRVYLTLRYGGTVPGLRADDSAGLSLGVDLGRFLSVELAADFYELVAEVPRVGTVGEYGVMALAPQVRVRYPLFGGQLAPYLLAGVGIGVGQFNDRKPPGFGLAIHAGDDVTPLGVVGGGIEYFLADNLALGLQVAYVISGAQTIEVQGRRHPVELETLLATASLRVLYPEREPRPAGLPRGLLPARVYVGVRIGGAVPTRKEVFSGLESRPEAPAWGGTLNQVFGVAVGANLGRHLGVELPLEGYEMNLAMPGRPALGEYALYPIIPLVRLRSAWLDEKLELYGLGGVGITYGEFNDGKPAGASLEIRGRDWTVAGALGVGAEYFVTSNVAIGLEAKYVASRGHHLRIDGRPVGGAVLDSVLVSFGLRAFLGELGQ
- a CDS encoding AAA family ATPase yields the protein MELAILIGLPASGKTTFFRQRLAATHVQVSKDLLRRGRQRSGRERERIGEALRAGRSVAVDNTNPTATERGRLIELGRAHGARIVGYFFDVERREALVRNRRREGAERVPDVAIHAAAKRLEPPSVTEGFDELYAVRIGGEGEFRITRLAGPEATRLRSEP